A genomic window from Diceros bicornis minor isolate mBicDic1 chromosome 35, mDicBic1.mat.cur, whole genome shotgun sequence includes:
- the ZNF84 gene encoding zinc finger protein 84 isoform X2 codes for MTMLQESFSFEDLSVDFTQKEWQLLGAPQKDLYKDVMLENYSSLVSLGYEVRKPEVILKLERGEEPWTGDGEIASSDPLEQVLEASGHVTWHQDTQEKLRNRKQHDECDAFGKNFNLSMNFAPLRKSNNEGDVDGLILKHHLDLLIPKADYGKMEPDDLNVFDKLFLHTRPEETDTWLKCYECDKYDKGSCKKSQIIIYHRTRLGEKLYECGECRKRFTKKSSLIKHQSRHVREIAYGCGKCGKTFPQKSQFITHHRTHTGEKPYDCGQCGKAFSQKSQLTSHQRTHTGEKPYECGECGKAFSRKSHLISHWRTHTGEKPYGCSECGRAFSEKSNLINHQRIHTGEKPFECRECGKAFSRKSQLVTHHRTHTGTKPYGCSDCRKAFFEKSELIRHQTIHTGEKPYECSECRKAFRERSSLINHQRTHTGEKPHGCIQCGKAFSQKSHLISHQMTHTGERPFICIKCGKAFSRKSQLVRHQRTHTGEKPYECSECGKAFSEKLSLTNHHRIHTGEKPYVCSECGKAFCQKSHLISHERTHTGEKPYECTECGKAFGEKSSLATHQRTHTGEKPYECRDCEKAFSQKSQLNTHQRIHTGEKPYECSLCRKAFFEKSELIRHQRTHTGEKPYECPECRKAFREKSSLINHQRIHTGEKPFECSECGKAFSRKSHLIPHQRTHTGERPYGCSECRKAFSQKSQLVNHQRIHTGEKPYQCTECGKAFSQKSQLINHQRTHTVKKS; via the exons ATGACCATGTTACAG GAGTCGTTCTCGTTTGAAGATTTGTCGGTGGACTTCACCCAGAAGGAGTGGCAGCTCCTGGGCGCCCCGCAGAAGGACTTGTACAAGGATGTCATGTTGGAGAACTACAGCAGCCTTGTGTCGCTGG GGTATGAAGTTAGAAAACCCGAGGTCATCCTCAAGTTGGAGCGAGGGGAAGAGCCGTGGACAGGCGATGGAGAAATCGCAAGTTCAGACCCTCTGG aacAAGTCTTAGAAGCAAGTGGTCACGTGACATGGCACCAGGATACCCAAGAGAAGCTTAGAAACAGGAAACAACATGATGAATGTGATGCATTTGGAAAAAATTTCAATCTGAGCATGAACTTTGCTCCTTTAAGGAAATCAAACAATGAAGGTGATGTAGAtggattaattttaaaacatcatttaGATTTACTTATTCCAAAAGCAGATTATGGAAAAATGGAACCAGATGACCTAAATGTTTTTGATAAATTGTTTCTCCATACCAGACCCGAGGAAACTGACACTTGGTTAAAATGCTATGAATGTGATAAATATGATAAAGGCAGCTGTAAGAAGTCACAGATTATCATATATCACAGAACTCGTTTAGGGGAGAAACTCTATGAATGCGGTGAATGTAGGAAGCGCTTCACTAagaaatcaagtcttattaaacATCAGAGCAGACATGTAAGAGAGATAGCCTATGGCTGTGGTAAATGTGGCAAAACCTTTCCCCAGAAGTCACAGTTTATTACACATCACAGAactcatacaggagagaaaccttatgatTGTGGCCAGTGTGGGAAGGCCTTCTCCCAAAAGTCACAGCTCACATCCCACCAGAGGACACACacaggagaaaaaccatatgaatgtGGTGAGTGTGGGAAGGCCTTCTCCCGGAAGTCACATCTCATATCACATTGGAGGACACACACAGGGGAAAAACCCTATgggtgcagtgaatgtgggaggGCCTTCAGTGAGAAGTCAAATctcattaatcatcagagaattcatacaggagagaaacctttTGAATGCagagaatgtgggaaagccttcagcagGAAGTCACAGCTTGTTACCCATCACAGGACGCACACAGGAACAAAACCTTATGGGTGTAGTGATTGTAGAAAAGCCTTCTTTGAGAAATCAGAGCTCATCAGACATCAGActattcacactggagagaagccctaTGAATGCAGTGAGTGTCGGAAAGCCTTCAGAGAGAGGTCAAGTCTTATTAACCATCAGAGAACCCATACAGGAGAGAAGCCTCATGGATGCATTCAGTGTGGGAAAGCCTTCTCCCAGAAGTCACACCTCATATCACATCAGATGACACACACGGGAGAGAGACCCTTCATATGCATTaaatgtgggaaggccttcagcAGGAAATCCCAGCTTGTTAGACATCAGAGAACtcacacaggagaaaaaccctatgaatgcagtgaatgtgggaaagctttcagtgAAAAACTAAGCCTCACTAATCATCACAGAATTCATACAGGAGAAAAGCCCTAtgtgtgcagtgaatgtgggaaagccttttgtCAGAAGTCACATCTCATATCCCATGAGAGGacacacacaggagagaaaccctatgaatgcactgaatgtgggaaagcctttggtGAGAAGTCAAGTCTTGCAACTCATCAGAGAACTCACACGGGAGAGAAACCCTACGAATGCAGGGATTGTGAAAAAGCCTTCTCCCAGAAGTCACAGCTCAATACTCACCAGAGAATTCACAccggagagaaaccctatgaatgcagtCTTTGTAGGAAAGCTTTCTTTGAGAAATCAGAGCTAATTAGACATCAGAGAACTCACACAGGAGAAAAACCTTATGAATGCCCTGAATGTAGAAAAGCTTTCAGGGAAAAGTCAAGTCTCATCAATCATCAGAGGATACATACGGGAGAGAAACCCTTCGAATGCAGCGAATGTGGCAAAGCCTTCTCTCGGAAATCACACCTCATCCCACATCAGAGGACACACACAGGAGAGAGGCCCTATGGATGCAGCGAATGTAGGAAGGCCTTCTCCCAGAAGTCACAGCTTGTTAATCATCAGAGGAttcatacaggggagaaaccttatCAGTGcactgaatgtgggaaagccttctccCAAAAGTCACAGCTAATTAATCATCAGAGAACTCACACAGTAAAGAAATCCTAG
- the ZNF84 gene encoding zinc finger protein 84 isoform X3: MLENYSSLVSLGYEVRKPEVILKLERGEEPWTGDGEIASSDPLEQVLEASGHVTWHQDTQEKLRNRKQHDECDAFGKNFNLSMNFAPLRKSNNEGDVDGLILKHHLDLLIPKADYGKMEPDDLNVFDKLFLHTRPEETDTWLKCYECDKYDKGSCKKSQIIIYHRTRLGEKLYECGECRKRFTKKSSLIKHQSRHVREIAYGCGKCGKTFPQKSQFITHHRTHTGEKPYDCGQCGKAFSQKSQLTSHQRTHTGEKPYECGECGKAFSRKSHLISHWRTHTGEKPYGCSECGRAFSEKSNLINHQRIHTGEKPFECRECGKAFSRKSQLVTHHRTHTGTKPYGCSDCRKAFFEKSELIRHQTIHTGEKPYECSECRKAFRERSSLINHQRTHTGEKPHGCIQCGKAFSQKSHLISHQMTHTGERPFICIKCGKAFSRKSQLVRHQRTHTGEKPYECSECGKAFSEKLSLTNHHRIHTGEKPYVCSECGKAFCQKSHLISHERTHTGEKPYECTECGKAFGEKSSLATHQRTHTGEKPYECRDCEKAFSQKSQLNTHQRIHTGEKPYECSLCRKAFFEKSELIRHQRTHTGEKPYECPECRKAFREKSSLINHQRIHTGEKPFECSECGKAFSRKSHLIPHQRTHTGERPYGCSECRKAFSQKSQLVNHQRIHTGEKPYQCTECGKAFSQKSQLINHQRTHTVKKS; this comes from the exons ATGTTGGAGAACTACAGCAGCCTTGTGTCGCTGG GGTATGAAGTTAGAAAACCCGAGGTCATCCTCAAGTTGGAGCGAGGGGAAGAGCCGTGGACAGGCGATGGAGAAATCGCAAGTTCAGACCCTCTGG aacAAGTCTTAGAAGCAAGTGGTCACGTGACATGGCACCAGGATACCCAAGAGAAGCTTAGAAACAGGAAACAACATGATGAATGTGATGCATTTGGAAAAAATTTCAATCTGAGCATGAACTTTGCTCCTTTAAGGAAATCAAACAATGAAGGTGATGTAGAtggattaattttaaaacatcatttaGATTTACTTATTCCAAAAGCAGATTATGGAAAAATGGAACCAGATGACCTAAATGTTTTTGATAAATTGTTTCTCCATACCAGACCCGAGGAAACTGACACTTGGTTAAAATGCTATGAATGTGATAAATATGATAAAGGCAGCTGTAAGAAGTCACAGATTATCATATATCACAGAACTCGTTTAGGGGAGAAACTCTATGAATGCGGTGAATGTAGGAAGCGCTTCACTAagaaatcaagtcttattaaacATCAGAGCAGACATGTAAGAGAGATAGCCTATGGCTGTGGTAAATGTGGCAAAACCTTTCCCCAGAAGTCACAGTTTATTACACATCACAGAactcatacaggagagaaaccttatgatTGTGGCCAGTGTGGGAAGGCCTTCTCCCAAAAGTCACAGCTCACATCCCACCAGAGGACACACacaggagaaaaaccatatgaatgtGGTGAGTGTGGGAAGGCCTTCTCCCGGAAGTCACATCTCATATCACATTGGAGGACACACACAGGGGAAAAACCCTATgggtgcagtgaatgtgggaggGCCTTCAGTGAGAAGTCAAATctcattaatcatcagagaattcatacaggagagaaacctttTGAATGCagagaatgtgggaaagccttcagcagGAAGTCACAGCTTGTTACCCATCACAGGACGCACACAGGAACAAAACCTTATGGGTGTAGTGATTGTAGAAAAGCCTTCTTTGAGAAATCAGAGCTCATCAGACATCAGActattcacactggagagaagccctaTGAATGCAGTGAGTGTCGGAAAGCCTTCAGAGAGAGGTCAAGTCTTATTAACCATCAGAGAACCCATACAGGAGAGAAGCCTCATGGATGCATTCAGTGTGGGAAAGCCTTCTCCCAGAAGTCACACCTCATATCACATCAGATGACACACACGGGAGAGAGACCCTTCATATGCATTaaatgtgggaaggccttcagcAGGAAATCCCAGCTTGTTAGACATCAGAGAACtcacacaggagaaaaaccctatgaatgcagtgaatgtgggaaagctttcagtgAAAAACTAAGCCTCACTAATCATCACAGAATTCATACAGGAGAAAAGCCCTAtgtgtgcagtgaatgtgggaaagccttttgtCAGAAGTCACATCTCATATCCCATGAGAGGacacacacaggagagaaaccctatgaatgcactgaatgtgggaaagcctttggtGAGAAGTCAAGTCTTGCAACTCATCAGAGAACTCACACGGGAGAGAAACCCTACGAATGCAGGGATTGTGAAAAAGCCTTCTCCCAGAAGTCACAGCTCAATACTCACCAGAGAATTCACAccggagagaaaccctatgaatgcagtCTTTGTAGGAAAGCTTTCTTTGAGAAATCAGAGCTAATTAGACATCAGAGAACTCACACAGGAGAAAAACCTTATGAATGCCCTGAATGTAGAAAAGCTTTCAGGGAAAAGTCAAGTCTCATCAATCATCAGAGGATACATACGGGAGAGAAACCCTTCGAATGCAGCGAATGTGGCAAAGCCTTCTCTCGGAAATCACACCTCATCCCACATCAGAGGACACACACAGGAGAGAGGCCCTATGGATGCAGCGAATGTAGGAAGGCCTTCTCCCAGAAGTCACAGCTTGTTAATCATCAGAGGAttcatacaggggagaaaccttatCAGTGcactgaatgtgggaaagccttctccCAAAAGTCACAGCTAATTAATCATCAGAGAACTCACACAGTAAAGAAATCCTAG
- the ZNF84 gene encoding zinc finger protein 84 isoform X1, with the protein MLAQTPARLPSLQLLAESFSFEDLSVDFTQKEWQLLGAPQKDLYKDVMLENYSSLVSLGYEVRKPEVILKLERGEEPWTGDGEIASSDPLEQVLEASGHVTWHQDTQEKLRNRKQHDECDAFGKNFNLSMNFAPLRKSNNEGDVDGLILKHHLDLLIPKADYGKMEPDDLNVFDKLFLHTRPEETDTWLKCYECDKYDKGSCKKSQIIIYHRTRLGEKLYECGECRKRFTKKSSLIKHQSRHVREIAYGCGKCGKTFPQKSQFITHHRTHTGEKPYDCGQCGKAFSQKSQLTSHQRTHTGEKPYECGECGKAFSRKSHLISHWRTHTGEKPYGCSECGRAFSEKSNLINHQRIHTGEKPFECRECGKAFSRKSQLVTHHRTHTGTKPYGCSDCRKAFFEKSELIRHQTIHTGEKPYECSECRKAFRERSSLINHQRTHTGEKPHGCIQCGKAFSQKSHLISHQMTHTGERPFICIKCGKAFSRKSQLVRHQRTHTGEKPYECSECGKAFSEKLSLTNHHRIHTGEKPYVCSECGKAFCQKSHLISHERTHTGEKPYECTECGKAFGEKSSLATHQRTHTGEKPYECRDCEKAFSQKSQLNTHQRIHTGEKPYECSLCRKAFFEKSELIRHQRTHTGEKPYECPECRKAFREKSSLINHQRIHTGEKPFECSECGKAFSRKSHLIPHQRTHTGERPYGCSECRKAFSQKSQLVNHQRIHTGEKPYQCTECGKAFSQKSQLINHQRTHTVKKS; encoded by the exons ATGTTAGCACAGACTCCAGCAAGACTGCCATCACTTCAGTTGCTAGCT GAGTCGTTCTCGTTTGAAGATTTGTCGGTGGACTTCACCCAGAAGGAGTGGCAGCTCCTGGGCGCCCCGCAGAAGGACTTGTACAAGGATGTCATGTTGGAGAACTACAGCAGCCTTGTGTCGCTGG GGTATGAAGTTAGAAAACCCGAGGTCATCCTCAAGTTGGAGCGAGGGGAAGAGCCGTGGACAGGCGATGGAGAAATCGCAAGTTCAGACCCTCTGG aacAAGTCTTAGAAGCAAGTGGTCACGTGACATGGCACCAGGATACCCAAGAGAAGCTTAGAAACAGGAAACAACATGATGAATGTGATGCATTTGGAAAAAATTTCAATCTGAGCATGAACTTTGCTCCTTTAAGGAAATCAAACAATGAAGGTGATGTAGAtggattaattttaaaacatcatttaGATTTACTTATTCCAAAAGCAGATTATGGAAAAATGGAACCAGATGACCTAAATGTTTTTGATAAATTGTTTCTCCATACCAGACCCGAGGAAACTGACACTTGGTTAAAATGCTATGAATGTGATAAATATGATAAAGGCAGCTGTAAGAAGTCACAGATTATCATATATCACAGAACTCGTTTAGGGGAGAAACTCTATGAATGCGGTGAATGTAGGAAGCGCTTCACTAagaaatcaagtcttattaaacATCAGAGCAGACATGTAAGAGAGATAGCCTATGGCTGTGGTAAATGTGGCAAAACCTTTCCCCAGAAGTCACAGTTTATTACACATCACAGAactcatacaggagagaaaccttatgatTGTGGCCAGTGTGGGAAGGCCTTCTCCCAAAAGTCACAGCTCACATCCCACCAGAGGACACACacaggagaaaaaccatatgaatgtGGTGAGTGTGGGAAGGCCTTCTCCCGGAAGTCACATCTCATATCACATTGGAGGACACACACAGGGGAAAAACCCTATgggtgcagtgaatgtgggaggGCCTTCAGTGAGAAGTCAAATctcattaatcatcagagaattcatacaggagagaaacctttTGAATGCagagaatgtgggaaagccttcagcagGAAGTCACAGCTTGTTACCCATCACAGGACGCACACAGGAACAAAACCTTATGGGTGTAGTGATTGTAGAAAAGCCTTCTTTGAGAAATCAGAGCTCATCAGACATCAGActattcacactggagagaagccctaTGAATGCAGTGAGTGTCGGAAAGCCTTCAGAGAGAGGTCAAGTCTTATTAACCATCAGAGAACCCATACAGGAGAGAAGCCTCATGGATGCATTCAGTGTGGGAAAGCCTTCTCCCAGAAGTCACACCTCATATCACATCAGATGACACACACGGGAGAGAGACCCTTCATATGCATTaaatgtgggaaggccttcagcAGGAAATCCCAGCTTGTTAGACATCAGAGAACtcacacaggagaaaaaccctatgaatgcagtgaatgtgggaaagctttcagtgAAAAACTAAGCCTCACTAATCATCACAGAATTCATACAGGAGAAAAGCCCTAtgtgtgcagtgaatgtgggaaagccttttgtCAGAAGTCACATCTCATATCCCATGAGAGGacacacacaggagagaaaccctatgaatgcactgaatgtgggaaagcctttggtGAGAAGTCAAGTCTTGCAACTCATCAGAGAACTCACACGGGAGAGAAACCCTACGAATGCAGGGATTGTGAAAAAGCCTTCTCCCAGAAGTCACAGCTCAATACTCACCAGAGAATTCACAccggagagaaaccctatgaatgcagtCTTTGTAGGAAAGCTTTCTTTGAGAAATCAGAGCTAATTAGACATCAGAGAACTCACACAGGAGAAAAACCTTATGAATGCCCTGAATGTAGAAAAGCTTTCAGGGAAAAGTCAAGTCTCATCAATCATCAGAGGATACATACGGGAGAGAAACCCTTCGAATGCAGCGAATGTGGCAAAGCCTTCTCTCGGAAATCACACCTCATCCCACATCAGAGGACACACACAGGAGAGAGGCCCTATGGATGCAGCGAATGTAGGAAGGCCTTCTCCCAGAAGTCACAGCTTGTTAATCATCAGAGGAttcatacaggggagaaaccttatCAGTGcactgaatgtgggaaagccttctccCAAAAGTCACAGCTAATTAATCATCAGAGAACTCACACAGTAAAGAAATCCTAG